One Prolixibacteraceae bacterium DNA segment encodes these proteins:
- a CDS encoding RagB/SusD family nutrient uptake outer membrane protein, with protein sequence MRRLIYIFLSLWMFQGCSNDFLDLLPKDTVSNSQYWSSTKDLKTYVNQFYTHFSDGYQFGSGMSETDIGTDDLIRMKMSIPRLNGELSVPTTGATWGEYRQIRALNFFFANYNKCKSDFDSYKQYVGEAYFFRAFFYFRLVQKYGDVPLIISVLNSDSGELYAARTSRVEIVQFILTDLNNAIKLLSSGDIEDKTRISKEAALLFKTRVGLYEGTWERYHKGTAFGVDNDESIFFRAAVDAGNELIASNVYSVYCKDNDPNLDYQSMFRSFNLSNNTEIILQKKYDIALGLWHRHIINNAQTCGDGGEFTSKGATLSLISDYLMKDGTPYSKSSLYRKEAAYADYFTGRDPRMLQTFVTPGEIIDRDEANPENNRFFVKPELLSANKYDYSVTGFRTNKGGVPDLKYRVLGSDDSPTIYFRYAEALLNFAEAKAELGELTQADLDKSINKLRDRVGIAHMKLTPETDSKWNFPDVSGLINEIRRERRVELCFEGFRFNDLMRWNATNLIKNQRPKGIKFFADQYPDLVVGHDVTLDANGYLDPLQKLIPEGYQFNSLRDYLLPISIEQLNLNERLEQNPGW encoded by the coding sequence ATGAGAAGATTAATATATATATTTCTTTCACTTTGGATGTTTCAAGGTTGCAGTAATGACTTTTTAGACCTTTTGCCAAAGGATACAGTATCAAATTCGCAATATTGGAGTTCGACTAAGGACCTAAAGACCTATGTAAATCAGTTTTATACTCATTTTAGTGATGGTTATCAGTTTGGATCAGGTATGAGTGAAACAGATATAGGTACAGATGATTTGATTCGTATGAAGATGTCAATTCCACGACTCAATGGAGAGTTATCTGTTCCTACTACTGGTGCTACTTGGGGAGAGTATCGACAGATAAGAGCATTAAATTTCTTTTTTGCCAATTATAATAAATGCAAATCTGATTTTGATTCATATAAACAATATGTTGGGGAAGCATATTTCTTTCGCGCTTTTTTCTATTTCAGATTGGTGCAGAAGTATGGAGATGTTCCATTGATTATTTCAGTTCTTAACTCAGATTCAGGTGAGCTTTATGCTGCAAGAACATCTAGAGTTGAGATTGTTCAATTTATACTCACAGATCTTAATAATGCTATTAAACTTCTATCTTCTGGTGATATTGAGGATAAAACAAGAATTAGTAAAGAGGCTGCACTGCTTTTTAAAACGAGAGTAGGGTTATATGAAGGTACCTGGGAACGATACCATAAAGGAACTGCTTTTGGAGTGGATAATGATGAGTCGATCTTTTTTAGAGCTGCTGTGGATGCTGGTAATGAGTTGATTGCTTCGAATGTTTATTCTGTTTATTGTAAAGACAATGATCCAAATTTGGATTATCAGTCAATGTTTAGAAGTTTTAATTTATCTAATAATACAGAGATTATTCTTCAAAAGAAATATGACATTGCTTTGGGATTATGGCATCGTCATATTATTAATAATGCACAGACCTGTGGAGATGGTGGTGAATTTACAAGTAAAGGAGCTACTTTGTCTTTAATTAGTGACTATTTGATGAAAGATGGTACTCCTTACTCAAAATCTTCTCTTTATAGAAAAGAGGCAGCTTATGCAGACTACTTTACGGGAAGAGACCCTCGTATGCTTCAAACGTTCGTAACACCAGGTGAAATTATTGATCGAGATGAAGCGAACCCTGAAAACAATAGATTCTTTGTAAAACCAGAGTTGTTGTCTGCCAATAAATATGATTATAGTGTTACAGGTTTTAGAACCAATAAAGGAGGAGTGCCGGATCTTAAGTATCGTGTTTTAGGTTCAGATGATTCTCCAACTATCTATTTTCGTTATGCGGAGGCTTTATTAAATTTTGCTGAAGCAAAAGCTGAATTGGGAGAATTGACACAGGCAGATTTAGATAAGAGTATCAATAAACTAAGGGATCGAGTTGGAATAGCTCATATGAAGCTTACACCTGAGACTGATTCGAAATGGAATTTTCCCGATGTGAGTGGTTTGATTAATGAAATAAGACGTGAGCGCAGAGTGGAGTTATGTTTTGAAGGATTTCGATTTAATGATCTTATGAGATGGAATGCAACCAATCTGATCAAAAACCAAAGACCCAAGGGGATTAAGTTTTTTGCTGATCAGTACCCTGATTTGGTGGTTGGACATGATGTAACTTTGGATGCGAATGGATATTTGGATCCTCTTCAAAAACTTATACCTGAAGGGTATCAGTTTAACTCCTTAAGGGACTACCTTCTTCCAATTTCTATAGAGCAATTAAATCTTAATGAGCGATTGGAGCAGAATCCTGGGTGGTAA
- a CDS encoding TonB-dependent receptor, with protein sequence MTKLIVATLFTFLFPFMTLCADPENKDWSTIYGVVLDEKGNPLPGAVVYDEKDKNGVITDLDGHYRLNVKRDGTHIVVYRYLGYESISFSFASQKEVMVKKNVTLSMNEVLDVVNVNGFYNGELRALAQQKSSDHIQQVISATQIAKFPDSNVGESLKRIPGVSIQYDQGEARFGNIRGTSPQYNSVTINGDRMPSAEAETRANQLDLIPSDMVESIEVSKVITPDMDADAIGGTINLVTKSAPNRQTLSTTFSTGWNVVAQKPSYNGFLLWGNRFFKSKLGVVLSVSYQNNELGSDNIEAEWENSDQGMYTSDFQIRQYYIQRERVSYSSTVDLKLNPNHTIKATGIYNQRKDWENRYRLRYKDVTLQDDGSYVAEMRRQTKGGTNKMARLEDQINMNYGLSGEHHWGRVTLDWRLSYAKASESRPNERYLSVRSKEVVVDGDFSDPKKPLVSSQSMVYNKIGPLWKLKELTEENQWTYDEDKNAKVDLELPILDGVYRSKVKIGGRLRLKSKVRDNRFYDYEPLDESMFMSNVYANQSYQTRDGFQPGEKYSIGNFVDIDYLSSLDLQNGSSYESTEVLEEEAVNFTAKENVYSSYIRYDQKLGNKLKVIGGVRLEATDISYDGFQYYVDSDGEASLTPTDKSNQWYWNLLPSVILKYKISDALQYKASWTNTLSRPKYYSLVPYRNVNIEDNKISIGNPTLKPTLSSNFDMMLEYYGKENGAFSIGVFYKDIDDFIVSNQLRDYLYDGQQWDVFSQDINGGSATIKGIEVSMQQPLSLLGALGKHFSFFVNYTYTISDIQDFQVKGRENEKLSLPGTPKHSLNLSLAFENRWLTLRSSYNYSSEFIDEFGATSFYDKWYDQVQYLDVNASVKLNKTVNIFGQVNNILNQPLRYYQGKKDYVMQEEYYGVRGTVGIRLMF encoded by the coding sequence ATGACTAAATTAATTGTTGCGACTTTATTTACTTTCCTATTTCCTTTTATGACACTCTGTGCTGATCCTGAGAATAAAGATTGGTCTACTATTTATGGGGTTGTTTTAGATGAAAAGGGCAATCCACTACCGGGAGCGGTTGTCTATGATGAAAAAGATAAAAATGGTGTGATCACTGATCTTGATGGCCATTATCGATTGAATGTAAAAAGGGATGGTACTCACATTGTAGTTTATCGTTATCTAGGATATGAATCTATCTCTTTCTCTTTTGCTTCTCAAAAGGAGGTTATGGTGAAAAAAAATGTTACGCTCTCGATGAATGAGGTTCTTGATGTGGTAAATGTGAATGGTTTTTATAATGGAGAGCTTCGTGCATTAGCACAACAGAAGAGTAGTGATCATATCCAACAGGTTATCTCTGCTACACAAATTGCAAAATTTCCAGATTCAAATGTAGGAGAGTCTTTAAAACGTATTCCTGGAGTCTCTATTCAATATGACCAAGGGGAGGCTCGTTTTGGAAATATCAGAGGTACTTCTCCTCAATACAACTCTGTAACTATTAATGGCGATAGAATGCCCTCTGCAGAGGCAGAGACACGAGCAAATCAGTTAGACTTAATTCCATCGGATATGGTGGAGTCTATAGAGGTAAGTAAGGTGATCACTCCTGATATGGATGCAGATGCCATCGGTGGTACTATTAATTTAGTTACAAAAAGTGCTCCTAATAGACAGACTTTAAGTACTACTTTTTCAACTGGGTGGAATGTTGTGGCACAGAAACCTTCATATAATGGCTTTTTATTGTGGGGTAATCGTTTCTTTAAATCGAAGCTTGGAGTGGTTCTCTCTGTATCTTATCAGAATAATGAGTTGGGTTCTGATAATATTGAGGCGGAATGGGAGAACTCGGATCAAGGAATGTATACATCGGATTTCCAGATTCGTCAATATTATATTCAGAGAGAGAGGGTGAGTTATTCGTCTACGGTTGACCTAAAACTGAATCCTAATCATACTATTAAAGCAACAGGAATCTATAATCAGAGAAAGGATTGGGAGAACCGTTATCGCCTTCGCTATAAAGATGTCACGTTGCAAGATGATGGGAGCTATGTGGCTGAGATGAGACGTCAAACTAAGGGTGGAACCAATAAGATGGCTCGATTGGAAGATCAGATTAATATGAATTATGGGTTATCTGGAGAGCACCATTGGGGTCGTGTTACATTAGATTGGAGACTATCCTATGCAAAAGCTTCGGAGTCGCGTCCTAATGAACGTTACCTTAGTGTACGGTCAAAAGAGGTTGTGGTCGATGGTGATTTTTCTGATCCAAAGAAGCCTTTGGTCTCTTCTCAATCTATGGTGTATAATAAAATTGGTCCTTTATGGAAACTGAAAGAGTTGACAGAAGAGAATCAATGGACTTATGATGAAGATAAGAATGCAAAAGTGGATCTTGAATTGCCAATTTTAGATGGAGTATACAGGAGTAAGGTGAAAATAGGTGGACGACTACGTTTAAAATCGAAGGTGAGAGATAATCGTTTTTATGATTATGAGCCATTAGATGAATCGATGTTTATGAGTAATGTTTATGCAAATCAGAGCTATCAAACTCGTGATGGTTTTCAACCAGGAGAGAAATATTCGATAGGGAACTTTGTGGACATTGATTATCTATCCTCTTTGGATTTGCAGAATGGGTCGAGTTATGAGTCGACAGAGGTGCTTGAAGAGGAAGCGGTTAACTTTACTGCCAAAGAGAATGTTTATAGTAGCTATATTCGTTACGATCAGAAATTAGGAAATAAATTGAAGGTGATTGGTGGAGTACGTTTGGAGGCTACTGATATTAGTTATGATGGGTTTCAGTATTATGTGGATAGTGATGGAGAAGCCTCTTTGACTCCCACAGACAAGAGTAATCAATGGTATTGGAATCTACTCCCTAGTGTAATTTTAAAATATAAAATATCTGATGCCCTACAATATAAAGCCTCTTGGACCAATACTTTATCGCGCCCCAAATACTACTCATTGGTTCCTTATCGGAATGTAAATATAGAAGACAATAAGATATCTATAGGAAATCCTACTTTAAAACCTACTCTTTCATCGAATTTTGATATGATGTTGGAATATTATGGAAAAGAGAATGGTGCTTTTTCGATAGGAGTATTTTATAAGGATATCGATGACTTTATTGTTTCGAATCAATTGCGAGATTATCTATATGATGGACAGCAGTGGGATGTTTTTAGTCAAGATATCAATGGTGGTAGTGCAACCATCAAAGGGATTGAAGTCTCCATGCAACAACCATTGAGTCTACTTGGAGCTTTAGGTAAACATTTTTCATTTTTCGTAAATTACACCTATACCATTTCGGATATTCAGGATTTTCAAGTCAAGGGTAGAGAGAATGAAAAATTGTCTTTGCCAGGAACTCCTAAACATAGTTTAAATCTCTCTTTGGCTTTTGAAAATAGATGGTTGACTTTGAGAAGTTCGTATAATTATAGCAGTGAATTTATCGATGAATTTGGGGCGACCTCTTTTTATGATAAATGGTATGATCAGGTACAATATTTGGATGTGAATGCATCTGTTAAGTTAAATAAGACCGTGAATATTTTTGGTCAGGTAAATAATATTCTGAATCAACCTTTGCGATATTATCAAGGGAAAAAAGATTATGTAATGCAAGAAGAGTATTATGGAGTGAGAGGAACTGTGGGAATACGTTTAATGTTTTAA
- a CDS encoding IS1380 family transposase, with product MIVQSKSQLTAFGGLCLVNKHLQSFGVKEFINKSFGNRGKGANYSYSDIILTQAYTVFCGGSSIENVNYIREECLNYLPGISVPSADTILRSNKELSVPCSFIETKSNNENKINVNTKMNDILIDSAIKFKQIIPEDTSLIYDFDHQFIPTEKYDATYSYKKRKGYFPGVATISNIPVYVEGRNGNCNVKTNQLSTHKSVLEALSEKGIKPKYARMDCGSYIKEVTDYFQEERILFSIRASSSETLLLSAGNCDHWEKCRINNQDLEVSSFKYIFGKHEHRIVVYRTITNKGQLSAFTKDAKKYMFLITNDKVISNEEAIRFYNNRGNSERVFDIQNNDFNWKKMPHSSLEENTVFLIIRAIIHTGLVHEI from the coding sequence ATGATCGTACAGTCAAAATCACAACTTACTGCATTTGGAGGCTTGTGTTTAGTTAATAAGCATTTGCAATCTTTTGGTGTCAAGGAATTTATAAATAAATCCTTTGGGAATAGAGGCAAAGGGGCAAATTACAGCTATTCAGATATTATCTTAACTCAAGCTTATACTGTTTTCTGTGGAGGAAGTAGTATTGAGAATGTAAATTATATCCGAGAGGAGTGTTTAAATTACCTTCCTGGTATTTCAGTCCCATCTGCTGATACTATATTGCGATCAAATAAAGAATTATCTGTACCCTGCAGCTTTATTGAGACAAAAAGCAACAATGAAAATAAGATCAATGTGAATACCAAGATGAATGATATTTTGATTGATTCTGCAATAAAATTTAAGCAAATTATTCCTGAAGACACTTCATTAATTTACGACTTTGATCATCAATTTATTCCCACCGAGAAATATGATGCAACCTATAGTTACAAGAAGAGAAAAGGCTATTTTCCTGGAGTTGCAACTATATCAAATATTCCTGTATATGTGGAAGGCCGAAATGGCAACTGTAATGTTAAAACGAATCAATTATCAACACATAAATCAGTATTAGAAGCATTGTCAGAAAAGGGAATCAAGCCTAAATATGCAAGAATGGATTGTGGATCCTACATCAAAGAGGTAACAGACTATTTTCAAGAAGAACGTATATTATTCAGCATAAGAGCATCTAGTTCAGAGACATTGTTGTTATCTGCAGGCAATTGTGATCATTGGGAAAAGTGCAGAATTAACAATCAAGATTTAGAGGTTTCAAGTTTTAAATATATTTTCGGAAAGCATGAACATCGTATTGTGGTCTACAGAACAATTACTAATAAAGGACAATTATCTGCTTTTACCAAAGATGCAAAAAAATATATGTTTCTTATCACGAACGATAAAGTAATCTCCAATGAAGAGGCCATCCGATTCTATAATAATAGAGGGAATAGTGAAAGAGTGTTTGATATTCAAAATAATGATTTCAATTGGAAGAAGATGCCACATAGTTCATTAGAAGAGAATACTGTTTTCCTTATAATAAGAGCTATTATCCATACAGGGCTTGTTCATGAAATTTAA
- a CDS encoding transposase — MLHEKVKDLEDKLSRNHKNSSNSSFPPSRDLHTVKKNQSLRNKSTRKPGGQPKHKGSTLQQSDFPTSIESYYPPSTCQCGNTLNQEDASLLCKRQVFDIPPVLEQICTEHRLYENRCSCGQLHKGSMPSNIKAPVQYGSHLRSLIVSLYVEHYIPLNRIGSLVEEITSFKIGDGTITNILNKAQEVMTPLYESLRESISKSSVVDSD, encoded by the coding sequence ATGCTTCATGAAAAAGTAAAGGATCTAGAAGATAAACTATCGCGTAATCATAAAAACAGTAGTAATAGTAGTTTTCCACCTTCAAGAGATTTACATACAGTAAAGAAAAATCAATCACTTCGAAATAAATCCACTAGGAAACCCGGAGGTCAACCCAAACATAAAGGATCGACATTACAACAGAGTGATTTCCCAACAAGCATAGAGTCATATTATCCTCCATCGACATGTCAGTGTGGTAATACATTAAATCAAGAAGACGCTAGCTTGTTATGCAAACGTCAGGTTTTTGACATACCACCTGTTCTTGAACAAATCTGTACTGAGCATCGTCTTTATGAAAATAGATGCAGTTGTGGTCAACTACACAAAGGTTCTATGCCCTCAAATATAAAAGCACCTGTCCAATACGGTTCTCATTTACGTTCACTAATTGTAAGCTTGTATGTTGAACATTATATCCCTTTAAACCGTATTGGTTCACTAGTGGAAGAGATAACATCATTTAAAATTGGAGATGGGACTATTACTAATATTTTAAATAAAGCCCAAGAGGTGATGACTCCTTTATATGAATCACTTCGTGAATCGATATCCAAATCCAGTGTAGTTGACTCAGACTAA
- a CDS encoding ISAs1 family transposase encodes MNNDLSSAEIRRFYEKLQVKLVDNRSHVGRKHELAFVITLFIISILTSSDHLSINKIHRNMVRYYEKLCICLHKDVDHCISRVQLTRILSEFDYESFLTICDEVYSSTEWISIDGKELRGSIDSKSNKKRGLSIVYSIGHNTNVQQLLGFYDGTKESEKNIVYDHILELPEKAKVTLDAMHNSENLLSNIHQNSRFYLTQIKSNQKKLKDDLVHTSNHIKVGDVMTETDKSHGRIDIRRYEIFPINTEMLEPRWSNSGICNMIKVTRESHNVKRGRRSTETRYYITNYNGEIGEIAGAIRGHWKIEIMNRIRDVNFGEDKLKSLDHGLQKSISSVMLFICSGLMKINSYNNLNILREELVRNTDKIHDFFAA; translated from the coding sequence ATGAATAACGACCTTTCAAGTGCCGAAATTAGAAGATTCTATGAGAAATTACAAGTTAAATTAGTCGATAATCGGAGTCATGTAGGACGAAAGCATGAATTGGCATTTGTGATTACGCTTTTTATTATCTCAATTCTAACAAGTTCCGATCATCTTAGCATAAATAAGATTCATCGTAATATGGTTCGTTATTATGAGAAGTTATGTATCTGTTTACATAAAGATGTTGATCATTGTATAAGTCGAGTTCAGTTGACAAGAATTCTGTCTGAGTTTGATTATGAGTCCTTTTTGACAATTTGTGATGAAGTATACTCTTCTACAGAATGGATATCTATTGATGGTAAAGAACTTCGAGGTAGTATCGATTCTAAAAGCAATAAAAAGAGAGGGTTAAGTATTGTTTACTCTATTGGTCATAACACAAATGTACAACAGTTATTAGGTTTTTATGATGGGACAAAAGAGAGTGAAAAGAACATTGTTTATGATCATATTCTTGAGTTGCCAGAGAAGGCAAAGGTAACACTAGATGCAATGCACAATTCAGAAAATCTGTTGTCTAATATTCACCAAAATAGTCGATTCTATTTGACTCAAATAAAGTCAAATCAGAAGAAATTAAAGGATGACTTAGTGCATACATCCAATCATATAAAAGTAGGTGATGTGATGACAGAAACAGACAAATCGCATGGAAGAATAGACATTAGAAGGTACGAAATATTCCCAATCAATACAGAGATGTTAGAGCCTAGATGGAGTAATAGTGGTATATGTAATATGATTAAAGTGACAAGAGAGAGTCACAATGTAAAGAGAGGTAGAAGGAGTACAGAAACACGATATTATATCACCAATTATAATGGGGAAATAGGTGAAATTGCTGGTGCTATTAGAGGTCATTGGAAAATAGAAATAATGAACCGTATTCGTGATGTTAATTTTGGAGAAGACAAATTAAAGTCATTAGATCATGGATTACAAAAATCAATATCCTCTGTTATGTTGTTTATTTGTAGTGGATTAATGAAAATAAATAGCTACAATAACTTGAATATTTTAAGAGAAGAGCTTGTGCGCAATACTGATAAAATACACGATTTCTTCGCCGCTTAA
- a CDS encoding TonB-dependent receptor translates to MKYNYHLSESSYKIFFCFIIIFFSTQLLANVSGQEQVTHTIQGAVFDEKGGSVPGVSIMIKKTTKGTVSDFEGKYKLDGVKSGDELIFAYIGLNRKTVVFTGKTTINVTMTSSSVNLGEVVAVGYASQKKVNITGAVGVVKAEAIENRSVANVSQAIQGTSPGLQLSTNANLGGEPGAGMNWNIRGLGAPYILVDGIPVDVNKVNPEDIESVSILKDAAAAAIYGSRAPNGVVLITTKKGKKNQKIQISYSNNMAFSSPLNLPQWMSSVEAAEKYNYSLESNGLPPHFSTEDIQRMQDYIDGKITTETRDNGSNAWLDHENGNANNDWGTIFFKDKAFRQKHDLSVRGGSEKISYFFSAGIYDQDGQLNFGNDWYQRYNFNTHIGVDITSWLNIAVDTKYARSKTEGPTGDEGLKPQVNWHNMLRLWPQQPLYYPNGDISPFSRLLIMEEGGGIKKQNDDLWISMIGSIEPVKRWKTTFKYSLNNSYDKNSEHRKTVFTKLPDGSKYASFNQSNKFFSTYGQNNYEMVNVVSTYNVVIKKHKFKLLVGYEQEKKSLGSLTSSGVELISDKVPSISTSLGDKITDDAISEWANRGYFYRLNYNYKEKYLLELNGRYDGSSKFMNADTQYGFFPSGSVGYKIHHEPFWSNIKPYINSMKLRGSLGSLGDQSFASLYQYLSLMPSPLYGNYIHGDSQMLYAGMPTIPNSSITWATNTTLDLGVDLAFLNQRLQVTFDWFKTNKTDVLVPKKIVPSVLGTSRTELVNAGEKEYKGYELMLSWNDRIGSFKYGATFTLGDSKTKWVKYPNEKRVLNRPIAGEYIGNIWGYESVGFFQQDEDVNQWVDQSALSGNHWQAGDIKYADTNGDKKVDRGDNSLDDHGDLSIIGNTTPRYQYGLSLNASYAGFDASIFMQGVGKRDFMPSSSATRFWGFGRNKVQNNYLVEQLDYWTPNNRDAYYPRPYSNGNGRSKNFHTQTKYVQDASYLRIKNIQVGYTFSSALIERVGLSKLRVYVSGENLWTFTNLTNLYDPEQLGGYLGNGKVYPLQKSFSFGLNMTL, encoded by the coding sequence ATGAAGTACAATTATCATTTGAGTGAAAGTTCTTATAAAATATTTTTTTGTTTTATAATTATATTTTTCTCCACACAACTATTGGCGAACGTCTCTGGACAAGAACAAGTGACACACACTATTCAAGGAGCTGTGTTCGATGAAAAAGGAGGCTCTGTTCCAGGAGTCTCTATTATGATTAAAAAAACGACCAAAGGAACAGTATCTGATTTTGAAGGAAAGTATAAATTAGATGGGGTGAAGAGTGGGGATGAATTGATCTTTGCTTACATTGGACTAAATAGAAAAACAGTCGTATTTACTGGAAAAACAACAATAAATGTTACCATGACAAGTTCTTCTGTCAATTTAGGAGAGGTGGTCGCTGTCGGTTATGCTTCTCAGAAGAAGGTAAATATTACTGGAGCGGTTGGGGTAGTTAAGGCCGAGGCAATTGAGAATCGATCGGTTGCAAATGTCTCTCAGGCAATTCAAGGCACCTCTCCAGGCTTACAATTATCGACCAATGCCAACTTAGGAGGTGAACCTGGAGCAGGAATGAATTGGAACATTCGTGGTTTGGGTGCGCCGTATATATTGGTTGATGGCATTCCTGTGGATGTGAATAAAGTGAATCCAGAGGATATTGAGAGTGTTTCGATACTTAAGGACGCAGCTGCTGCAGCGATATATGGTTCGAGAGCTCCTAATGGGGTTGTATTAATTACGACAAAGAAGGGTAAGAAGAATCAAAAGATACAAATCTCATATTCGAACAATATGGCCTTTTCATCGCCTTTAAATCTGCCTCAATGGATGAGTTCTGTAGAAGCGGCGGAAAAGTATAATTACTCACTAGAGAGTAATGGCTTACCTCCTCATTTCTCTACTGAGGATATTCAACGAATGCAGGACTATATTGACGGAAAGATTACTACTGAAACAAGAGATAATGGTAGTAATGCATGGCTAGACCATGAGAATGGGAATGCGAATAATGATTGGGGGACTATCTTCTTTAAGGACAAAGCCTTTAGGCAAAAACACGATTTGAGTGTAAGAGGGGGAAGTGAAAAGATTAGTTACTTTTTTTCTGCGGGTATTTATGACCAAGATGGTCAACTAAATTTTGGTAATGATTGGTATCAGCGATACAACTTTAATACTCATATTGGAGTGGATATCACTTCGTGGTTAAATATTGCAGTAGATACCAAGTATGCTAGGAGTAAAACGGAAGGTCCAACAGGAGATGAAGGGTTAAAACCTCAGGTAAACTGGCACAATATGCTTCGACTATGGCCTCAACAACCTTTGTATTATCCTAATGGAGATATTTCACCGTTTAGTCGTCTTCTGATTATGGAAGAAGGTGGTGGAATTAAGAAACAAAATGATGATTTGTGGATCTCTATGATCGGATCAATTGAACCAGTTAAACGTTGGAAAACAACTTTTAAGTACTCCTTAAATAATAGCTATGATAAGAATTCTGAACATAGAAAGACTGTATTTACAAAGCTTCCAGATGGTTCAAAATATGCTTCTTTTAATCAATCGAATAAATTCTTTTCTACATATGGACAGAATAATTATGAGATGGTAAACGTGGTCTCAACGTATAATGTCGTAATTAAAAAACACAAGTTCAAGCTACTTGTTGGTTATGAGCAAGAGAAAAAGTCATTAGGTTCTTTAACTTCCTCAGGTGTTGAGTTGATATCTGACAAAGTGCCATCGATAAGTACCTCTCTAGGAGATAAGATTACGGATGATGCAATTTCTGAGTGGGCTAATAGAGGATATTTTTATCGACTAAACTATAACTACAAAGAGAAGTATCTTTTAGAACTTAATGGACGTTACGATGGGTCGTCTAAATTTATGAATGCTGATACTCAATATGGTTTTTTCCCATCAGGGTCTGTGGGGTATAAGATTCATCATGAACCATTTTGGTCAAATATAAAGCCTTATATTAATTCGATGAAATTAAGAGGCTCTTTGGGCTCTTTAGGAGATCAAAGTTTTGCAAGCTTATACCAGTATTTATCTTTGATGCCCAGTCCTTTATATGGAAACTATATCCATGGTGATTCACAGATGTTGTATGCAGGGATGCCAACGATACCAAATTCTAGCATTACATGGGCAACCAATACTACTTTAGATTTGGGAGTGGATCTAGCTTTTTTAAATCAACGTCTTCAAGTAACATTCGATTGGTTTAAGACAAATAAAACGGATGTTTTGGTTCCAAAGAAAATTGTTCCAAGTGTTCTAGGTACTTCACGAACAGAGTTAGTGAATGCAGGAGAGAAAGAGTATAAGGGATATGAGTTGATGTTGAGTTGGAATGATCGTATTGGCTCGTTTAAATATGGTGCGACCTTTACTTTAGGAGATAGCAAAACCAAATGGGTAAAATACCCTAATGAAAAACGAGTGCTGAATAGACCAATAGCAGGCGAGTATATTGGAAACATTTGGGGGTATGAGTCTGTTGGTTTTTTTCAACAAGATGAAGATGTAAACCAATGGGTTGATCAATCTGCACTTAGTGGTAACCATTGGCAAGCTGGAGATATCAAATATGCTGATACCAATGGAGATAAGAAGGTTGATAGAGGAGACAATAGTTTAGATGATCATGGGGATCTGTCAATCATCGGAAATACCACTCCTCGTTATCAATATGGACTTTCTTTGAATGCAAGTTATGCTGGTTTTGATGCATCGATATTTATGCAAGGAGTAGGAAAACGTGATTTTATGCCATCTTCCTCTGCTACACGTTTTTGGGGATTTGGAAGAAATAAAGTGCAAAATAATTATTTAGTAGAACAACTCGACTATTGGACTCCTAATAATAGAGACGCATATTATCCTCGACCATACTCGAATGGAAATGGTCGTTCCAAGAATTTTCATACCCAAACAAAGTATGTTCAAGATGCTTCTTATTTGAGAATTAAAAATATTCAAGTAGGATATACATTCTCCTCTGCTTTAATTGAAAGAGTTGGCCTTTCTAAGTTACGAGTTTATGTGTCTGGGGAGAACTTATGGACTTTTACGAATCTTACAAATTTATATGATCCTGAACAGTTGGGTGGTTATCTAGGAAATGGAAAGGTGTATCCGTTACAAAAATCTTTCTCTTTTGGTTTAAATATGACATTATAA